A segment of the Bdellovibrio bacteriovorus genome:
TACTGTTCTTTCAGTTCTGGAATCAGTTTTAAACTATCCATGGTCAGGGATTCCACTTCGGCTTTGCCCGCATAGAATTTTTCAAAGGACTTCACCATGGTCATCACGATCTGATCGTGATTGATCCCCGGGGATACTTCCGTCAGGTTTGCCACGCGGGCGCGAACGGATTCTTTGCCCTTGGCCTGAAGTTTCTTGGGATTTGGTGTCAGGTAATTTCCCAGACGGGTCAGGTCGGTATTCAAAAGCAAGGTTCCGTGATGGAAAGCGCGGTCCTTTTTTTCTCGGTAGGCGCTGCCGCTGAACTTGCGCGGACCATCGGGGAACGGGATCAGCAGATCATTGCGGCCGGAAGCCTCTCCCTGAATGCCGAAAGTCTTCAAGGCATCAAAGATGATCTGCACATTGTTTTCGCGCTTATAGGATTCTTTCGGCGACAGGAAGGTGAAGTTGGTGTTTTGCAGATCATGAAAAACCGCGCCACCGCCCGTCGTGCGACGGGCCAGGTGAACTTTTTCGTCTTTCATTTTTGCGAGGTTGCATTCAGACCAGGGGTTCTGGTTGCGCCCGATCACCACGGTTTCTTCGTTGCGCCACAGGAACAGCACCTGCTGGGAAGGATCCAGATTGTGAAAGATCCATTCTTCCGTGGCCAGATTAAGGTGAGGATTCAAACTGTCTGACAGAAACACTTTAAGCTTTTGCATAGGTCTGAACCTAGTCCGCCATTGGGGACGGGTCAAGAACGAGGCGGCGCAGGAAGGGAAGAGCAAGCCCGTTCTTTCCCAAATGAGTCTGAACTTTACTTTTTGCCTGTTTTGCGCTTTAATGATCGGGTATTTCAGTTTCTGCGACTGATGTGCCCGGACGATGTGCGACGTACCCGGTCAGGACAAGACGACGCTTTTTTCTAACGAAAGGAGTGTTGGTATGTCTAACACAGTAGCATGGATCATTTTGGCAATCGCAGGTCTTCTTGAAGTCGGTTGGGCTATCGGCCTTAAATACACCGAAGGTTTCACAAAACTCGTCCCCAGTGTTCTGACGCTGGTTGCACTTGCGGGCAGTATGTTTTTGCTGGCGCGGGCGGCGACCGTGCTTCCCATCGGCACGGCTTACGGTGTGTGGGTGGGAATCGGCGCTTTGGGGGCAGCGATTCTGGGGATTTTCCTGTTCAATGAGGCTGCGACCCCGGCTCGCCTGTTCTTCCTAGCTTTGCTGTTGATTTCCATCATTGGTCTGAAAATGACGGCCGGCGGGCACTAAAGTCCCTCATCCCAACGGGGGAGTATTCTGAAAAAAGATCAAATTTGAGAGGGGATTTGGACTATAGTCCTCTCTCTATTGCCAGTTTTTCATCCGAATCTGTCCAGGTTCGGATAAAGCTGGAGTTGTCGTATGTTCTTCCGTGGATTCAGAAAACTTTCATTCACTCAACAGTTAACGTTGCCTATCGCTCTTGTCGGAACGGTGGTGCTGGGAGGCATTGCCTTCCTTGCGGTGCAGGACTCGTTTAGGGACGCCAAAAAGGCGGCGCACTCGATGTCTGAAGAGATGGGCCGCAAATATGCCCAGCAGATTAAATCGTATCTGGATAAATCTTTTGCTCAGGCCGAAGTGGTCGGGCGCCATTTTGCGATGGAGACTGAAACTCATCAGCAGGATCGCAGGAAAAGCTATCAGTTGTTGCGTGAAGTGCTGAAAAGTGATTCCCAGTATCTGGCGACCTGGTCCGCCTGGGAGCCCAATGCCTATGATGGGAAAGACGCGCAGTTTGCCAACACCGAATATCACGAAAAGACCGGACGGGTGTATCCGTGGTGGGTCCGTCAGGGTGATGAGATTATTTTTAAGACCTTGTTGAATGAAGAAACCCCGGATCTGGGCGACTGGTATTTCCAGCCGATGCAAAGCAAACAAAGCATGCTGGTGGAGCCTTACAAGGACACGGTCAACGGCAAAGAGCTGGTGATGACTTCCGCGGTCTATACGGTTGTGCAGAATGGGACCGCCAAGGGCCTGGTGGGCATTGATATCAGTCTGGATAAAATCAAAGAACTGGTGGCAGAGATCCGTCCTTTTGCTGATTCCCAGTCCTTCCTTGTTTCGGATAAAATGATGGTGGTCGCCGGGCCCCATCAGGACGAGGTGATGCAGGAATATAAAGCCGGAGCGGCTTTGCAGGCCCTGTTGCAAAAGCATGAAATCGGCAGCATCGACATTGATACCGAACGTGGCAAAGAATTTTTCCTGGTGATGCCGGTGTCGATCTATGATCTTTCGCAGAAGTGGACTCTGGTGATCCGCACTCCGGAAAAAACCATTCTGGCTTCCGCGTATGCGTCACTTTGGAGACAACTGGGGTTTTCTCTGGTGGGTCTTCTGATGCTGATGTCTGTGGTGTACTTTGGCGCCAAGCGTTCCGAGAAAAAGATTTCAACGTTGTCCCAGGGGTTGAGCACATCCTCTGCCGGGATCACGGAGGATATTCAGCATTTGAATTCCACCGGTGGCCAACTGGCAGAATCCTCAACCCGGGCGGCCGCTTCGATCGAGGAAACGGTGGCGTCTTTGGAGGAAATCACCTCGATGGTGCGCTTAAACACCGGCAACGCCCAGAATGCGGCAATGTTGTCGGGGGATTCCGCACGTCTGGCCAAGACGGGCGAGGAAAAAATTCTGGAACTGGTGCAGACCATGACCCAGATTGAGTCCTCGTCCCAGAAAATTGAAGAGATTATTTCAATCATCGACGATATTGCCTTCCAGACAAATCTGCTGGCGCTGAATGCTTCCGTGGAAGCCGCCCGCGCCGGCGAACACGGCAAAGGCTTTGCGGTGGTGGCCGAGGCCGTGCGCTCGCTGGCCCAGCGGTCCGCCGTGGCGGCCAAAGATATCACCCAGTTGATTTCCACCAGCGTGGTGCAGGTGAAGCAGGGGACGGTTTTGGTTCGCGCCAACGGGGATGTGTTGAAACAGATGTCCTTAAGTATTGAAAAAGTGGCGACACTGAATTCAGAAATCGCCAACGCCAGCCAGCAGCAGTCCGCTGGCATTGAACAGATCAACGTGGCCATCAACCAGCTGGATCAGGTCATTCAAAGCAATGCGGCGGAAGCCGGCGAGATCGTGAACACCGCCGCCCACATCAGTGAAAAATCTGAAGTGATGAATTCGACGGTGAAGGTGCTGAGCGCCGCCTAGCTCCCGTGAACCACCGTGTTCATCTCTGTCACGACAGTCTTCATCACATGGGCCTGGTTCAGGATTTCCTGAACCGTGGCTGAAATCTCCTCGGCCGAAGCGGCATTGGTCTGTATGGCCTGATCCAGAGAATTCATGGCTTTGCTGATCTGCTGAATACCGGTGGACTGTTCGTCGCTGGCTGAAGAGATCTCACCATTCAGATGGCTGACCTTGCGAACCGAATCCACAATTTCTTTCAGGTTGGTATTGGAGCTTTCTGCCTTGCTGCTGCCGCGCTGAACCTTTTCAATGGAGTCATTGATAAGACTGTTGATGTCTTTGGCGGCGGTCGCGGACTTTTGCGCCAGGGTTCTGACGGCATCAGCCACCACGGCAAAGCCTTTGCCGTGTTCTCCGGCGCGGGCGGCTTCCACCGAGGCATTCAGCGCCAGCAGGTTCGTCTGGAAAGCCAGATCATCGATGACCCCGTTGATTTCGGCGATTTTTTTGGAAGAGTCCGTGATTTCATCCATGGCGCCGACCAGGGCGCTCATTTCTGTGTTACCGCGTTCCGCACTTTGATTGGAGTCCGACGACAGGCGAGCGGCTTCCTTGGCATTGTCGGCATTCATTTTTACCATGGAAGTCAGTTCTTCAAGACTGGCCACGGTTTCTTCGATGGAGGCTGCGGACTCTGTTGCGGACTGGGCCAGATTCTGGCCGGCGCGGCTGAGCTGGTCGATCGCAGCCGTCACCACGTTTTCAGCCTGATCCAGGCTGGCGGTGAGAGCTGTGAACCGACGGGAGATCCGGCGGGAAATCATAAAGACCGCAACGCCCATCACCAGAAGGCAGATCAGAAACACGATCAACTGGCTCCATAGCAGGGAGTAAGCACTGGCCAATACTGTTTTTACGGGCGTTGAAATCAGCACTCCCCAGAATGTTTTTGAATAGGGAATGGAAACCGGCACCAGCAGATTCAGGATTTCCTCTCCGGACTGGCTGTCCCGGCCGGACTTAAGCAGCAGGCGGCCTTCGCGCAAGGCCTGTTTAAACTCGGCCTCGGCGAATGGCAAAGTGACTGCTTTCCCAACCTGGCTGGGCTCTGGATTAGTGACATAATTGAAGCGGTCTGAAATCAGAAAGCCGACAGATGTTTCATAGGGTTTCACGGCCGAGATTTGTTTGTCCAGTTGGGACAGCAGCAGATCCACACCCACAACCCCCAACAACTTTTCACCGTCATAAAGGGGAGCCGCTGCAGAGGACATCAGCAGATTCTGTCCATTGACTTCGTCATAGTAGGGCTCAGTCAGAATGCGATGACCTGCATTTTTAGGGGCCAGGTAAAATTCGCCGTTGTAGTTGATGTCATTTTCCCAGGTCAGGGATCCGTTTTCACCCGAACGGTTCCAGTACGGGCCGAACCCGCCGATCTTTTCATAACCCGGCTGTCCCAGATAATGAGCATCCTGTCCGTCGAATGCGTTGGGCTCGAAGGTGGCCCACAAACCAAAGACAGACGGGGCCTGCTCAAGCATGGTCTTTAAAACGGCATTGACCTCTGCGCGCTGTTTGGAGTGTTGTTTGCGCATGGTGCCCAGGTAGGCTTCCACTTGTTGCGCCACCATAAGGCTTGTATCCAAATCCGCTTTGAAGGCGTTGGCAAAGGCTTCAGCTGATTTTGTGACCTTGAACTCGGCATCGGCTTGCGCGGTTTTAAAACTGCGTGATGCTGAAAAGTAGGTTAGAAGTCCCAGAGCGATGAAAGTGATTGTTAGAATGGGCAGGGCAATTTTGGTCTGTAAAGAGAACTCTTTCTTCATTGATCTATCTTAGAAGAGAATGTGAGCTCTGACGCCTTGGAAAAGACAATTAAGACTCTGGTCGAAGTTTGCGTCTTGGTTTTTGCAGACATGATGTCCGCAAATTAAGGCTAATGCCAAGTTTATTGCAATTTATGAGGGCTTTTAGATTTTGCGTGCCCGAGGCAAAAAAAAGGGAGGCTTGTGGCCTCCCTTGCGGATTATTTCAAAGTGAAGTTGAAGATGCTGGTGTCGAAAGAGTTGTACTCGTCATAACGGGAAAGTGCATACAAGTCTTTGCGAGTCTGCATCTTGTCCAAAAGACCCTCTTGAGTGCCTTTGGCTTTGATTTCATTCAAGCCCGCCACCGTCGCACCCATCGCCAGACGGAACGTCGTCACCGGATAGATCACGATGTTGTAACCAAGATTGGAAAGCTCTTCGTAAGTGTACAGGCGACCTTTGCCGAACTCGGTCATGTTCGCCAAAAGGGGCACGTTCACCGCCTTACGGAACGTTTCAAATTCTTTTTCGTTTTCCAAAGCCTCGGTGAAGATGCAATCCGCACCCGCATCAATATAAGCTTTCGCACGGTCGATGGCTTTATCCAAACCTTCAACAGCACGCGCATCTGTACGAGCGATCAAAAGGAAGTTTTCATCCATCTTTTTGCCACGAGCTGCCGCCGCCACCTTACGGGCCGCTTCATCGCGAGTCACAAGACCTTTGCCATCCAGGTGACCACAACGCTTCGGATTGATCTGATCCTCAATGTGGCAACCCGCCAGACCCATCTCGATCATTTCCTGAACCGTGCGAGTCGCAGACATTGGTTCACCAAAACCCGTGTCGATATCAATAATAGTCGGAAGTTTTGTCGTGCGGGCAATCTGACGACCGCGCTGAGCGACCTCAGTCAAAGAAGTCAAACCGATGTCCGGGTAACCCAAATCATTGGAAAGCACAGAGCCAGAAATATAAACCCCATCAAATCCCGCTTTTTCAATCGCCATAGAAACCAGCGGAGACCAAGACCCCGGCATCTGCAAAAGCTTGCCAGACTTCAAAGCATCTCTAAAGTTCTTACGTTTCTGCGCAGGAGTAATTTCAGGAAACAACATACAAGCCTCATCTTTCCTAGCGACCGCCTTGGGACAGGGGAAGGGCTCCTTGAACCTTTCGCCTTCAGACAGTCCTCGCGGACGCCATCCCTTCGGGATGAGCTGCTGCGGAACTCGGCGAACGGCTCAAGGAGCCCTTCCCCTGTCCCAAGGCAGCCCCTGGGTCGATTTCTTTATTTACGTTTTCTTCATTCAGCGCCAAGCACGACGTTTCATGCTTGTCTCTCAATGCCCGGCATCGCTTGTTAACGTTGGCAGTAACCGGTTCAGCAGTCATCTTATCACAGTCCATTTCAAGTAGTGCTCAAGTATAAGCGTCAACAAATTGAACTTATAGAGCGATGAGCTTGAAGGGAGTGGGAAACTGTACTTGGAGGGACCTCTGGGGGCGCAGGAAGCGCGAACCGGGCGAACGCCCGGCCCCAGCGAGGCAGGAAGCCGTGTCCCGTAAAGGACAGCTTCCCACTCCCTTCAAGCGGACCTTCGTTCTAGAAGATCCCTTTGTTGTCGCGTTTGTTGTTCACAAGCTTTTCGATTGGGATCTGAACGTTCAACTGCTGAACTTGTTCTGCAGTCAGGTTTTCCAGATTTTCAACCAAGCCGATGAAACGATCGCGTTCTGCTTTGGTGATGATACCTTCAGTCAGAATGTCGAACTTGCGGATGTAGTCAGCACGTTTGAACGGACGAGCGCCCGCCGGGTGAGCATCAGCTACGCCAAGCTCATCAACGATTTTGGAACCGTCTTTCATGGTGATTTCTACGCGGCCACCGAAGCGTTTTTTGTCTGGATCTGTCTCGTGGTACCAAGCAGTCCATTGTTTGTCTTCAACGGTGGAGATTTTGTGCCACAAAGCCACAGTGTCAGCACGTTTCGCACGCTCTGGAGCGTAGGAATTAACGTGGTGCCAAGTGCCGTCCTGCAACGCCACAGCGAAGATGTACATGATAGAGTGATCCAGAGTTTCGCGGGATGCATTTGGATCCATTTTTTGTGGATCGTTTGCGCCAGTACCAATCACGTAGTGAGTGTGGTGGGACGTGTGGATCACGATGGACTGGATGTCGTCGAAGTTTTTGATCATTGGCTTCATTTTGCGAGCCAAATCGATCAACGCCTGGGACTGATACTCTGCAGAGTGCTCTTTAGTGTAGGTCTCTAGGATCGCGCGTTTTTCTTCGCCCACTTCTGGAAGTGGAACTTCGTATTTACCGTCTTTGCCATCAAGCATGTAAGCGATAACAGAGTCTTCACCTTCATAGATCGGAGATGGAGCGCCTTCGCCACGCATAACACGGTCCACGGCTTCTACAGCCAGTTTACCAGCATGTGCCGGAGCGTAAGCTTTCCAGGAAGAGATTTCACCTTTACGGGACTGACGAGTCGTGAAGGACACGTGAACCGCTTGTTGAACCGCTTGGAAGACAGTTTCTGTCGGCAAAGACAAAAGTGTGCCGATACCTGCTGCCGTCGCTGGGCACAAGTGAGCGATATGATCTTTTTTGTGTTTGTGAAGGCAGATGGCTTTAACCAGGTCCACGTGAACTTCGTAACCAGTCACGATACCTTTTAGAAGCTCTTTACCGTTTTTAC
Coding sequences within it:
- a CDS encoding lipoate--protein ligase, whose amino-acid sequence is MQKLKVFLSDSLNPHLNLATEEWIFHNLDPSQQVLFLWRNEETVVIGRNQNPWSECNLAKMKDEKVHLARRTTGGGAVFHDLQNTNFTFLSPKESYKRENNVQIIFDALKTFGIQGEASGRNDLLIPFPDGPRKFSGSAYREKKDRAFHHGTLLLNTDLTRLGNYLTPNPKKLQAKGKESVRARVANLTEVSPGINHDQIVMTMVKSFEKFYAGKAEVESLTMDSLKLIPELKEQYDLLSSWDWLYGNTLEFSHKMDEYLALGFFDFHFKVEDGQIKDLKIYTDCLYPHVVEDVTAALREKPYRGEAVREALMSVRARYPDLNLGLSELEEWLCRQIEV
- the sugE gene encoding quaternary ammonium compound efflux SMR transporter SugE translates to MSNTVAWIILAIAGLLEVGWAIGLKYTEGFTKLVPSVLTLVALAGSMFLLARAATVLPIGTAYGVWVGIGALGAAILGIFLFNEAATPARLFFLALLLISIIGLKMTAGGH
- a CDS encoding methyl-accepting chemotaxis protein, whose protein sequence is MPIALVGTVVLGGIAFLAVQDSFRDAKKAAHSMSEEMGRKYAQQIKSYLDKSFAQAEVVGRHFAMETETHQQDRRKSYQLLREVLKSDSQYLATWSAWEPNAYDGKDAQFANTEYHEKTGRVYPWWVRQGDEIIFKTLLNEETPDLGDWYFQPMQSKQSMLVEPYKDTVNGKELVMTSAVYTVVQNGTAKGLVGIDISLDKIKELVAEIRPFADSQSFLVSDKMMVVAGPHQDEVMQEYKAGAALQALLQKHEIGSIDIDTERGKEFFLVMPVSIYDLSQKWTLVIRTPEKTILASAYASLWRQLGFSLVGLLMLMSVVYFGAKRSEKKISTLSQGLSTSSAGITEDIQHLNSTGGQLAESSTRAAASIEETVASLEEITSMVRLNTGNAQNAAMLSGDSARLAKTGEEKILELVQTMTQIESSSQKIEEIISIIDDIAFQTNLLALNASVEAARAGEHGKGFAVVAEAVRSLAQRSAVAAKDITQLISTSVVQVKQGTVLVRANGDVLKQMSLSIEKVATLNSEIANASQQQSAGIEQINVAINQLDQVIQSNAAEAGEIVNTAAHISEKSEVMNSTVKVLSAA
- a CDS encoding methyl-accepting chemotaxis protein translates to MKKEFSLQTKIALPILTITFIALGLLTYFSASRSFKTAQADAEFKVTKSAEAFANAFKADLDTSLMVAQQVEAYLGTMRKQHSKQRAEVNAVLKTMLEQAPSVFGLWATFEPNAFDGQDAHYLGQPGYEKIGGFGPYWNRSGENGSLTWENDINYNGEFYLAPKNAGHRILTEPYYDEVNGQNLLMSSAAAPLYDGEKLLGVVGVDLLLSQLDKQISAVKPYETSVGFLISDRFNYVTNPEPSQVGKAVTLPFAEAEFKQALREGRLLLKSGRDSQSGEEILNLLVPVSIPYSKTFWGVLISTPVKTVLASAYSLLWSQLIVFLICLLVMGVAVFMISRRISRRFTALTASLDQAENVVTAAIDQLSRAGQNLAQSATESAASIEETVASLEELTSMVKMNADNAKEAARLSSDSNQSAERGNTEMSALVGAMDEITDSSKKIAEINGVIDDLAFQTNLLALNASVEAARAGEHGKGFAVVADAVRTLAQKSATAAKDINSLINDSIEKVQRGSSKAESSNTNLKEIVDSVRKVSHLNGEISSASDEQSTGIQQISKAMNSLDQAIQTNAASAEEISATVQEILNQAHVMKTVVTEMNTVVHGS
- the prpB gene encoding methylisocitrate lyase translates to MLFPEITPAQKRKNFRDALKSGKLLQMPGSWSPLVSMAIEKAGFDGVYISGSVLSNDLGYPDIGLTSLTEVAQRGRQIARTTKLPTIIDIDTGFGEPMSATRTVQEMIEMGLAGCHIEDQINPKRCGHLDGKGLVTRDEAARKVAAAARGKKMDENFLLIARTDARAVEGLDKAIDRAKAYIDAGADCIFTEALENEKEFETFRKAVNVPLLANMTEFGKGRLYTYEELSNLGYNIVIYPVTTFRLAMGATVAGLNEIKAKGTQEGLLDKMQTRKDLYALSRYDEYNSFDTSIFNFTLK
- a CDS encoding MmgE/PrpD family protein; amino-acid sequence: MKKHTVRVYPSKEKLDRKDQLAWKIAEIATDNAPIKADVTDMVINRIIDNASVAIAAANRRPVASARAMAIAHPRNGGATVFGMPNDQKFDCEWATWANGTAVRELDYHDTYLAADYSHPADNIPAILAVAQQMGKNGKELLKGIVTGYEVHVDLVKAICLHKHKKDHIAHLCPATAAGIGTLLSLPTETVFQAVQQAVHVSFTTRQSRKGEISSWKAYAPAHAGKLAVEAVDRVMRGEGAPSPIYEGEDSVIAYMLDGKDGKYEVPLPEVGEEKRAILETYTKEHSAEYQSQALIDLARKMKPMIKNFDDIQSIVIHTSHHTHYVIGTGANDPQKMDPNASRETLDHSIMYIFAVALQDGTWHHVNSYAPERAKRADTVALWHKISTVEDKQWTAWYHETDPDKKRFGGRVEITMKDGSKIVDELGVADAHPAGARPFKRADYIRKFDILTEGIITKAERDRFIGLVENLENLTAEQVQQLNVQIPIEKLVNNKRDNKGIF